In one window of Escherichia coli DSM 30083 = JCM 1649 = ATCC 11775 DNA:
- the clcB gene encoding voltage-gated ClC-type chloride channel ClcB: MHHLHIYPDLRTMFRRLLIATIVGILAAFAVAGFRHAMLLLEWLFLNNDSGSLVNAATNLSPWRRLLTPALGGLAAGLLLMGWQKFTQQRPHAPTDYMEALQTDGQFDYAASLVKSLASLLVVTSGSAIGREGAMILLAALAASCFAQRLTPRQEWKLWIACGAAAGMAAAYRAPLAGSLFIAEVLFGTMMLASLGPVIISAVVALLVSNLINHSDALLYSGPLLLTLMNACHRGFVSLKLAPPWQLALGGLIVGLLSLFTPAVWGNGYSTVQSFLTAPPLLMIIAGIFLCKLCAVLASSGSGAPGGVFTPTLFIGLAIGMLYGRSLGLWLPDGEEITLLLGLTGMATLLAATTHAPIMSTLMICEMTGEYQLLPGLLIACVIASVISRTLHRDSIYRQHTAKHS; encoded by the coding sequence ATGCATCATCTACACATCTATCCGGATCTGCGCACTATGTTCCGCCGTCTGCTTATCGCAACAATCGTCGGTATTCTTGCGGCCTTTGCCGTTGCCGGGTTTCGTCATGCGATGCTGCTACTGGAGTGGCTGTTCCTCAATAATGACTCCGGCAGTCTGGTCAATGCAGCGACAAATCTTTCCCCGTGGCGACGGCTGCTAACCCCGGCGCTCGGCGGACTGGCGGCGGGTTTGTTGCTGATGGGCTGGCAGAAATTTACCCAGCAACGCCCTCATGCGCCGACCGATTACATGGAAGCGTTGCAAACCGATGGTCAGTTTGATTACGCAGCAAGCCTGGTTAAATCGCTTGCCTCTCTACTGGTAGTAACCAGCGGCAGTGCAATTGGTCGCGAAGGTGCGATGATTCTTTTAGCTGCCCTTGCAGCCTCGTGTTTTGCCCAACGTCTTACGCCACGCCAGGAGTGGAAATTATGGATCGCCTGTGGAGCTGCGGCGGGAATGGCTGCGGCCTATCGCGCCCCGCTTGCTGGCAGTTTATTTATAGCCGAAGTGCTGTTTGGCACTATGATGTTGGCCTCTCTCGGCCCGGTGATTATTTCCGCCGTCGTGGCGTTGCTGGTTAGCAATCTTATTAATCATAGCGACGCATTACTCTACAGCGGACCACTGTTGTTAACGTTAATGAACGCCTGTCATCGTGGATTTGTGAGTCTCAAGCTTGCGCCGCCCTGGCAACTGGCACTGGGCGGGTTGATCGTGGGTCTGCTTTCCCTGTTCACACCTGCAGTGTGGGGCAACGGCTATAGCACCGTACAATCCTTTTTAACCGCTCCGCCACTGTTAATGATCATTGCCGGGATCTTCCTCTGTAAACTGTGTGCCGTGCTGGCGAGTAGTGGTTCTGGCGCGCCCGGTGGTGTCTTTACACCGACGCTATTTATCGGTCTTGCCATTGGCATGTTGTATGGTCGTAGCCTGGGATTATGGTTACCTGATGGCGAAGAAATTACGCTTTTACTCGGATTGACAGGGATGGCGACACTGTTGGCGGCGACCACGCACGCGCCGATTATGTCGACGTTGATGATATGTGAAATGACCGGGGAGTATCAGCTACTCCCCGGTTTATTGATTGCCTGCGTAATTGCGTCGGTAATTTCGCGGACGTTACACCGTGACTCTATCTACCGCCAGCACACTGCGAAGCATAGCTAA
- the dmsD gene encoding Tat proofreading chaperone DmsD — MTHFSQQDNFSVAARVLGALFYYAPESAEAAPLVAVLTNDSWETQWPLPEASLAPLVTAFQTQSEETHAQAWQRLFVGPWALPSPPWGSVWLDRESVLFGDSTLALRQWMREKGIQFEMKQNEPEDHFGSLLLMAAWLAENGRQTECEELLAWHLFPWSTRFLDVFIEKAEHPFYRALGELARLTLAQWQSQLLIPVAVKPLFR, encoded by the coding sequence ATGACCCATTTTTCACAGCAAGATAATTTTTCTGTCGCGGCGCGCGTGTTGGGCGCGCTGTTTTATTACGCTCCAGAGAGTGCGGAAGCCGCACCTCTGGTTGCGGTACTCACCAATGACAGCTGGGAAACTCAGTGGCCTCTACCAGAAGCGTCATTAGCGCCGCTGGTGACGGCTTTTCAGACACAGAGTGAAGAGACTCACGCCCAGGCCTGGCAGCGTTTGTTTGTCGGCCCGTGGGCACTGCCGTCTCCGCCGTGGGGATCGGTCTGGCTGGATCGCGAATCTGTGCTGTTTGGCGATTCAACATTGGCACTTCGTCAGTGGATGCGCGAGAAAGGCATTCAGTTCGAAATGAAGCAAAACGAACCGGAAGATCATTTTGGTTCACTGCTGCTGATGGCTGCGTGGTTGGCGGAGAATGGTCGCCAGACAGAATGCGAAGAATTGCTGGCATGGCACCTTTTTCCGTGGTCAACACGTTTTCTTGACGTTTTTATCGAAAAAGCAGAACACCCTTTCTACCGTGCACTGGGTGAACTCGCTCGCTTAACGCTGGCGCAATGGCAATCACAACTGTTGATTCCTGTCGCGGTTAAACCGCTGTTTCGATAG
- the speG gene encoding spermidine N1-acetyltransferase, with protein sequence MPSAHSVKLRPLEREDLRYVHQLDNNASVMRYWFEEPYEAFVELSDLYDKHIHDQSERRFVVECDGEKAGLVELVEINHVHRRAEFQIIISPEYQGKGLATRAAKLAMDYGFTVLNLYKLYLIVDKENEKAIHIYRKLGFTVEGELMHEFFINGQYRNAIRMCIFQHQYLAEHKTPGQTLLKPTAQ encoded by the coding sequence ATGCCAAGCGCCCACAGTGTTAAGCTACGCCCGCTGGAGCGTGAAGATTTACGCTATGTACATCAACTCGACAATAACGCCAGTGTGATGCGTTACTGGTTTGAGGAACCCTACGAAGCCTTTGTTGAACTCTCTGATCTGTATGATAAGCATATTCACGATCAGAGCGAACGGCGCTTTGTGGTGGAATGTGACGGCGAAAAAGCCGGTCTGGTGGAGCTGGTGGAAATTAACCATGTTCATCGCCGCGCAGAATTTCAGATAATTATCTCCCCGGAGTATCAGGGGAAAGGTCTGGCAACCCGTGCCGCCAAATTAGCAATGGACTATGGCTTCACCGTTCTCAATCTCTATAAGCTGTATCTGATCGTTGATAAAGAGAATGAAAAAGCGATTCACATTTACCGCAAGCTTGGCTTTACGGTTGAAGGTGAATTGATGCATGAGTTCTTTATTAATGGTCAATATCGTAATGCCATTCGCATGTGTATATTCCAGCATCAGTATCTGGCTGAGCACAAAACACCGGGTCAGACTCTCCTGAAGCCGACCGCACAATAG
- the ynfE gene encoding selenate/tellurate reductase subunit YnfE, protein MSKNEQMVGISRRTLVKSTAIGSLALAAGGFSLPFTLRSAEAAVQQANEKVVWGACSVNCGSRCALRLHVKDNEVTWVETDNTGSDEYGNHQVRACLRGRSIRRRINHPDRLNYPMKRVGKRGEGKFERISWDEALDTIASSLKKTVKQYGNEAVYIQYSSGIVGGNMTRSSPSASAVKRLMNCYGGSLNQYGSYSTAQISCAMPYTYGSNDGNSTTDIENSKLVVMFGNNPAETRMSGGGITYLLEKAREKSNAKMIVIDPRYTDTAAGREDEWLPIRPGTDAALVAGIAWVLINENLVDQPFLDKYCVGYDEKTLPADAPKNGHYKAYILGEGDDKTAKTPQWASQITGIPVDRIIKLAREIGTAKPAYICQGWGPQRQANGELTARAIAMLPILTGNVGISGGNSGARESTYTITIERLPVLDNPVKTSISCFSWTDAIDHGPQMTAIRDGVRGKDKLDVPIKFIWNYAGNTLVNQHSDINKTHEILQDESKCEMIVVIENFMTSSAKYADILLPDLMTVEQEDIIPNDYAGNMGYLIFLQPVTSEKFERKPIYWILSEVAKRLGPDVYQKFTEGRTQEQWLQHLYAKMLAKDPALPSYDELKKMGIYKRKDPNGHFVAYKAFRDDPEANPLKTPSGKIEIYSSKLAEIARTWELEKDEVISPLPVYASTFEGWDSPERSAFPLQLFGFHYKSRTHSTYGNIDVLKAACRQEVWINPIDAQKRGIANGDMVRVFNHRGEVRLPAKVTPRILPGVSAMGQGAWHEANMSGDKIDHGGCVNTLTTLRPSPLAKGNPQHTNLVEIEKI, encoded by the coding sequence ATGTCCAAAAATGAACAAATGGTGGGCATCAGCCGCAGAACACTCGTTAAATCTACCGCGATAGGTTCTCTGGCGCTGGCTGCAGGCGGTTTTTCTTTGCCGTTTACCCTGCGCAGTGCAGAAGCAGCGGTACAACAGGCCAACGAAAAAGTGGTCTGGGGTGCCTGTTCCGTCAACTGTGGTAGCCGCTGTGCACTTCGTCTGCATGTTAAAGATAATGAAGTGACCTGGGTGGAAACTGACAACACCGGCAGCGACGAGTATGGCAACCATCAGGTACGCGCCTGTTTGCGCGGTCGCTCCATCCGTCGGCGTATTAATCATCCCGATCGCCTGAATTACCCAATGAAACGCGTGGGCAAACGCGGCGAAGGCAAATTCGAACGGATTAGCTGGGATGAAGCCCTGGATACTATCGCCAGTAGCCTGAAAAAAACCGTCAAACAATATGGCAATGAGGCTGTATATATTCAGTACTCTTCGGGGATTGTTGGCGGCAATATGACCCGCTCTTCTCCATCAGCCTCGGCGGTCAAACGCCTGATGAACTGCTACGGCGGTTCACTAAATCAGTATGGCTCCTACAGCACTGCGCAAATTTCCTGTGCCATGCCCTACACCTACGGCAGTAATGATGGCAACAGCACCACGGATATTGAAAACAGCAAGCTGGTCGTGATGTTTGGTAACAACCCGGCTGAAACCCGCATGAGCGGCGGTGGCATCACTTATCTTCTTGAAAAAGCACGCGAGAAATCGAACGCAAAAATGATTGTTATCGATCCGCGATATACCGATACGGCTGCTGGTCGTGAAGATGAATGGCTTCCTATTCGCCCTGGCACCGATGCCGCGCTGGTTGCGGGTATTGCCTGGGTATTGATTAACGAAAATCTCGTTGATCAACCTTTTCTCGATAAATACTGCGTCGGCTATGACGAAAAAACCTTACCCGCAGATGCACCCAAAAATGGTCACTATAAAGCCTATATTCTTGGTGAAGGCGATGATAAAACAGCGAAAACGCCGCAGTGGGCTTCGCAAATTACAGGTATCCCGGTAGACCGTATCATCAAACTGGCGCGTGAAATTGGCACAGCAAAACCCGCTTATATCTGCCAGGGCTGGGGGCCGCAACGCCAGGCAAACGGCGAGCTGACGGCACGCGCTATTGCTATGTTGCCTATTTTGACGGGCAATGTCGGCATCAGCGGCGGAAATAGTGGTGCGCGTGAATCGACCTACACCATTACCATCGAACGCTTGCCGGTGCTGGATAATCCGGTCAAAACGTCAATCTCCTGCTTCAGCTGGACAGATGCTATCGATCATGGCCCGCAAATGACGGCAATCCGCGACGGCGTCCGGGGCAAAGATAAACTAGATGTGCCCATTAAGTTCATCTGGAACTACGCGGGAAATACCCTGGTTAATCAGCATTCTGACATCAACAAAACGCATGAAATTCTGCAGGACGAATCGAAATGCGAAATGATTGTGGTCATCGAAAACTTTATGACCTCATCGGCAAAATATGCCGACATTCTGCTGCCAGACCTGATGACCGTTGAGCAGGAAGATATTATTCCTAACGACTACGCCGGTAACATGGGATATCTCATTTTCCTCCAGCCTGTCACCAGCGAAAAATTCGAACGCAAACCAATTTACTGGATCCTGAGTGAAGTCGCGAAACGTCTTGGACCTGACGTCTATCAAAAGTTCACTGAAGGTCGCACGCAGGAACAATGGTTACAACATCTGTACGCCAAAATGCTTGCCAAAGATCCGGCGTTACCGTCTTACGACGAATTAAAAAAAATGGGTATCTATAAGCGTAAAGATCCCAATGGTCATTTTGTCGCCTACAAAGCATTTCGTGACGACCCCGAGGCAAATCCACTTAAAACGCCTTCCGGTAAGATTGAAATTTATTCCAGCAAGCTGGCGGAAATTGCCCGTACCTGGGAACTGGAAAAAGATGAAGTGATAAGCCCACTGCCGGTTTATGCCTCAACCTTTGAAGGCTGGGACTCCCCTGAACGTAGTGCCTTCCCACTGCAACTGTTTGGTTTCCATTACAAATCCCGTACGCACTCGACCTACGGCAACATTGATGTCCTGAAGGCAGCCTGCCGTCAGGAAGTGTGGATCAACCCTATAGATGCACAGAAACGTGGGATTGCCAACGGCGATATGGTGCGGGTGTTTAACCATCGTGGCGAAGTTCGGCTACCAGCCAAAGTGACACCACGCATTCTCCCTGGAGTTAGTGCTATGGGCCAGGGAGCCTGGCACGAGGCCAATATGTCTGGCGATAAAATCGACCACGGCGGCTGTGTGAATACGCTAACCACTCTGCGACCTTCACCACTGGCGAAGGGAAACCCGCAGCACACTAATCTGGTCGAGATCGAAAAAATATAA
- the ynfH gene encoding selenate reductase membrane anchor subunit YnfH: MGNGWHEWPLVIFTVLGQCVVGALIVSGIGWFAAKNNADRQHIIRGMFFLWLLMGIGFIASVMHLGSPLRAFNSLNRIGASGLSNEIAAGSIFFAVGGLWWLVAVIGKMPQALGKLWLLVSMALGIIFVWMMTCVYQIDTVPTWHNGYTTLAFFLTVLLSGPILAATILRAARVTFNTTPFAIISILALIACAGLIVLQGLSLASIHSSVQQASALVPDYASLQVWRVVLLCAGLGCWLCPLIRRREPHVAGLVLGLILILGGEMIGRVLFYGLHMTVGMAIAG, from the coding sequence ATGGGAAATGGATGGCATGAATGGCCACTGGTTATCTTTACCGTATTGGGTCAATGCGTAGTAGGCGCGCTGATTGTTAGCGGAATTGGCTGGTTCGCCGCCAAAAATAACGCAGACCGTCAGCACATTATTCGTGGCATGTTTTTCCTCTGGCTGTTGATGGGCATCGGGTTTATTGCCTCTGTCATGCACCTGGGATCGCCACTGCGGGCGTTTAACTCGCTGAATAGAATCGGAGCTTCTGGTCTGAGTAACGAGATTGCTGCCGGTTCCATATTTTTTGCCGTTGGCGGATTATGGTGGCTGGTGGCGGTCATCGGTAAAATGCCGCAAGCGTTGGGGAAACTCTGGTTACTTGTCAGCATGGCGCTCGGCATCATTTTCGTCTGGATGATGACCTGCGTGTATCAAATCGACACTGTGCCAACCTGGCATAACGGTTACACTACGCTGGCTTTCTTCCTGACGGTATTGTTGAGCGGTCCAATACTTGCTGCCACAATTCTACGTGCAGCCCGCGTTACATTTAATACCACACCATTTGCCATCATTAGCATTCTGGCGCTGATCGCTTGTGCCGGGTTGATTGTGCTGCAAGGTTTGTCTCTGGCGTCTATTCACTCATCCGTACAACAAGCCAGCGCACTGGTACCAGATTACGCCTCCTTACAGGTCTGGCGTGTGGTATTGTTATGCGCAGGTCTAGGATGCTGGCTTTGTCCGCTCATTCGTCGCCGTGAACCTCACGTTGCCGGACTTGTTCTGGGGTTAATCCTCATTCTTGGCGGTGAGATGATCGGGCGTGTGCTCTTTTATGGCCTGCACATGACGGTAGGAATGGCTATTGCAGGTTAA
- the ynfG gene encoding DMSO reductase like molybdoenzyme iron-sulfur subunit YnfG encodes MTTQYGFFIDSSRCTGCKTCELACKDFKDLGPEVSFRRIYEYAGGDWQEDNGVWHQNVFAYYLSISCNHCDDPACTKVCPSGAMHKREDGFVVVDEDVCIGCRYCHMACPYGAPQYNAEKGHMTKCDGCYSRVAEGKQPICVESCPLRALEFGPIEELRQKHGTLAAVAPLPRAHFTKPNIVIKPNANSRPTGDTTGYLANPEEV; translated from the coding sequence ATGACCACACAATATGGATTTTTTATCGATTCCAGCCGCTGTACTGGCTGTAAAACCTGCGAACTGGCGTGCAAAGATTTTAAAGATCTTGGCCCGGAAGTCAGTTTCCGCCGTATTTATGAATATGCTGGCGGCGACTGGCAGGAAGATAATGGCGTCTGGCACCAGAACGTGTTCGCTTATTATCTCTCCATCTCCTGTAACCATTGCGATGACCCCGCATGTACAAAAGTCTGCCCCAGCGGTGCAATGCATAAGCGTGAAGATGGTTTCGTGGTGGTTGATGAAGATGTTTGTATCGGCTGCCGCTACTGCCACATGGCTTGTCCGTACGGCGCGCCACAGTACAATGCTGAAAAAGGGCACATGACGAAGTGCGATGGTTGTTATTCGCGCGTCGCCGAGGGGAAACAACCCATATGTGTCGAATCCTGCCCACTGCGTGCACTTGAGTTCGGTCCAATTGAAGAATTGCGCCAGAAGCACGGCACTCTGGCTGCCGTCGCGCCACTGCCGCGCGCGCATTTCACAAAACCCAATATTGTTATCAAACCTAACGCCAACAGCCGCCCGACCGGCGATACCACTGGTTATCTGGCTAATCCGGAGGAAGTGTAA
- the ynfF gene encoding selenate/tellurate reductase subunit YnfF, giving the protein MKIHNTEALMSAEISRRSLMKTSALGSLALASSAFTLPFSQMVRAAQAPVEEKAVWSSCTVNCGSRCLLRLHVKDDTVYWVESDTTGDDVYGNHQVRACLRGRSIRRRMNHPDRLKYPMKRVGKRGEGKFERISWDEALDTISDNLRRILKDYGNEAVHVLYGTGVDGGNITNSNVPYRLMNSCGGFLSRYGSYSTAQISAAMSYMFGANDGNSPDDIANTKLVVMFGNNPAETRMSGGGVTYYVEQARERSNARMIVIDPRYNDTAAGREDEWLPIRPGTDGALACAIAWVLITENMVDQPFLDKYCVGYDEKTLPANAPRNAHYKAYILGEGPDGIAKTPEWAAKITSIPAEKIIQLAREIGSAKPAYICQGWGPQRHSNGEQTSRAIAMLSVLTGNVGINGGNSGVREGSWDLGVEWFPMLENPVKTQISVFTWTDAIDHGTEMTAPRDGVRGKEKLDVPIKFLWCYASNTLINQHGDINHTHEVLQDDSKCEMIVGIDHFMTASAKYCDILLPDLMPTEQEDLISHESAGNMGYVILAQPATSAKFERKPIYWMLSEVAKRLGPDVYQTFTEGRSQHEWIKYLHAKTKERNPEMPDYEEMKTTGIFKKKCPEEHYVAFRAFRVDPQANPLKTPSGKIEIYSERLAKIADTWELKKDEIIHPLPAYTPGFDGWDDPLRKTYPLQLTGFHYKARTHSSYGNIDVLQQACPQEVWINPIDAQARGIRHGDTVRVFNNNGEMLIAAKVTPRILPGVTAIGQGAWLKADMFGDRVDHGGSINILTSHRPSPLAKGNPSHSNLVQIEKV; this is encoded by the coding sequence ATGAAAATCCATAACACAGAGGCGCTCATGTCGGCTGAAATCAGTCGTAGAAGTCTGATGAAAACCTCCGCACTTGGCAGTCTCGCGCTGGCAAGCAGTGCTTTCACTTTGCCGTTTTCCCAAATGGTCCGAGCGGCACAGGCACCGGTAGAAGAGAAAGCGGTCTGGAGTTCCTGCACCGTTAACTGCGGGAGCCGCTGTCTGTTACGTTTGCATGTGAAAGATGACACCGTGTACTGGGTGGAGTCTGATACGACAGGTGACGACGTTTACGGTAATCATCAGGTTCGGGCATGTTTACGCGGGCGCTCTATCCGCCGACGGATGAATCATCCTGACAGGTTGAAATATCCCATGAAGCGCGTCGGCAAGCGCGGTGAAGGTAAATTTGAACGGATAAGTTGGGACGAAGCCCTGGATACCATCAGTGATAATCTTCGGCGGATCCTAAAAGATTACGGCAATGAGGCTGTACATGTTCTCTATGGAACAGGCGTAGATGGCGGAAACATCACCAACTCAAACGTCCCGTACCGTCTGATGAACTCTTGCGGTGGTTTTCTCAGTCGCTATGGCAGCTACAGTACCGCACAGATCAGTGCCGCAATGAGTTATATGTTCGGTGCCAATGATGGCAACAGCCCGGATGATATCGCCAATACGAAACTGGTCGTTATGTTCGGAAATAACCCGGCAGAAACACGGATGAGCGGCGGTGGTGTCACTTACTACGTCGAGCAAGCCCGCGAACGTTCAAACGCACGCATGATCGTCATCGATCCACGTTATAACGACACAGCTGCCGGGCGTGAAGATGAATGGCTGCCCATTCGCCCTGGCACCGATGGCGCACTGGCCTGTGCAATTGCCTGGGTACTGATTACTGAAAACATGGTCGATCAGCCATTTCTCGACAAATATTGTGTTGGTTACGATGAAAAAACGCTGCCAGCTAACGCTCCACGTAACGCGCATTATAAAGCCTATATTCTGGGCGAAGGGCCTGACGGCATAGCTAAAACGCCGGAATGGGCAGCAAAAATCACCAGCATCCCGGCAGAAAAAATTATCCAGTTGGCACGAGAGATCGGTTCAGCAAAACCGGCTTATATTTGTCAGGGGTGGGGGCCACAACGACATTCCAACGGCGAGCAAACGTCCCGCGCTATTGCCATGCTTTCCGTTCTCACCGGTAACGTCGGCATAAACGGCGGCAACTCAGGTGTACGCGAAGGTAGCTGGGATCTGGGGGTAGAATGGTTCCCGATGCTCGAGAATCCTGTTAAAACGCAGATTTCCGTCTTTACATGGACAGATGCTATCGACCATGGTACGGAAATGACCGCGCCCCGTGATGGTGTTCGTGGAAAAGAAAAACTGGATGTCCCCATCAAGTTTTTATGGTGCTACGCCAGTAACACATTGATCAATCAACATGGCGACATCAATCACACCCATGAGGTGCTTCAGGATGACAGCAAGTGCGAGATGATTGTTGGCATTGACCACTTCATGACTGCCTCGGCTAAGTATTGCGATATCCTGTTACCCGACCTGATGCCAACAGAGCAAGAAGACCTCATCTCTCATGAGTCTGCCGGGAATATGGGCTATGTGATCCTCGCCCAACCCGCAACCTCAGCAAAATTTGAACGCAAACCCATCTACTGGATGCTGAGTGAAGTCGCCAAACGCTTAGGACCAGACGTTTATCAAACCTTTACTGAAGGTCGCAGTCAGCATGAATGGATCAAATATCTCCATGCGAAAACGAAGGAACGTAACCCTGAGATGCCCGACTACGAGGAGATGAAAACGACCGGGATCTTTAAGAAAAAATGCCCGGAAGAACACTACGTCGCTTTCCGCGCATTCCGTGTAGATCCACAGGCAAACCCATTGAAAACACCTTCGGGAAAAATCGAAATTTATTCTGAACGACTGGCGAAGATTGCGGATACCTGGGAATTGAAAAAAGATGAAATTATTCATCCTCTTCCAGCTTATACGCCAGGTTTTGATGGCTGGGACGATCCCCTGCGGAAAACTTATCCACTGCAGTTAACGGGCTTCCACTACAAAGCGCGTACCCACTCCAGTTACGGCAATATTGATGTATTACAGCAGGCCTGCCCACAAGAGGTGTGGATCAACCCCATTGATGCTCAGGCACGCGGTATCCGTCATGGCGATACCGTGCGGGTATTTAACAATAATGGAGAAATGCTGATTGCCGCAAAAGTGACTCCGCGTATTCTGCCTGGCGTTACCGCCATCGGGCAAGGTGCTTGGCTTAAAGCGGATATGTTTGGTGACCGGGTCGATCACGGCGGCAGTATCAATATTCTGACCTCTCACCGCCCTTCACCGCTGGCAAAGGGAAACCCGTCGCACAGCAATCTTGTCCAGATCGAAAAGGTTTAA
- the bioD gene encoding dethiobiotin synthase yields the protein MLKRFFITGTDTSVGKTVVSRALLQALASQGKTVAGYKPVAKGSKETPEGLRNKDALVLQSVSTIELPYEAVNPIALSEEESSVAHSCPINYTLISNGLANLTDKVDHVVVEGTGGWRSLMNDLRPLSEWVVQEQLPVLMVVGIQEGCINHALLTAQAIANDGLPLIGWVANRINPGLAHYAEIIDVLGKKLPAPLIGELPYLPRAEQRELGQYIRLAMLRSVLAVDRVTV from the coding sequence ATGCTGAAGCGTTTCTTTATTACCGGTACAGACACTTCTGTAGGGAAAACGGTGGTTTCCCGCGCATTGCTACAAGCGTTAGCCTCCCAGGGAAAAACGGTTGCGGGATATAAACCCGTAGCGAAGGGGAGCAAAGAGACACCCGAAGGGCTGCGTAATAAAGATGCCCTGGTGTTGCAGAGTGTTTCAACCATCGAACTGCCTTATGAAGCAGTTAATCCTATCGCGTTAAGCGAAGAAGAAAGTAGCGTGGCGCACAGTTGCCCAATCAATTACACCCTCATTTCAAACGGCCTGGCAAACCTGACCGATAAAGTCGATCATGTCGTGGTAGAAGGGACTGGCGGCTGGCGCAGTCTGATGAATGATTTGCGTCCGCTCTCTGAATGGGTGGTGCAGGAACAACTGCCGGTGTTGATGGTTGTCGGTATTCAGGAAGGTTGCATTAACCATGCACTGCTAACAGCTCAGGCGATTGCCAACGACGGGCTGCCGCTCATTGGCTGGGTGGCTAACCGAATCAACCCAGGACTGGCGCATTATGCGGAAATCATTGATGTGCTCGGTAAAAAACTTCCGGCACCGCTCATTGGTGAACTGCCTTATCTGCCGCGCGCCGAACAGCGTGAACTGGGGCAATACATCCGCTTAGCTATGCTTCGCAGTGTGCTGGCGGTAGATAGAGTCACGGTGTAA
- the ynfC gene encoding YnfC family lipoprotein, whose amino-acid sequence MKYKLLPCLLAILLTGCDRTEVTLSFTPEMASFSNEFDFDPLRGPVKDFTQTLMDEQGEVTKRVSGTLSEEGCFDSLELLDLENNTLVALVLDANYYRDAETLEKRVRLQGKCQLAELPSAGVSWETDDNGFVIKASSKQMQMEYRYDDQGYPLGKTTKSNDKTLSVSATPSTDPIKKLDYTAVTLLNNQRVGNVKQSCEYDNHANPVDCQLIIVDEGVKPAVERVYTIKNTIDYY is encoded by the coding sequence GTGAAATACAAATTACTGCCATGCTTACTCGCGATATTACTCACAGGATGTGACCGCACAGAGGTAACACTTTCATTTACCCCGGAGATGGCCAGTTTCTCTAATGAATTCGATTTTGATCCGCTGCGTGGTCCCGTAAAAGATTTCACTCAGACATTAATGGATGAGCAAGGTGAAGTGACGAAACGTGTTTCGGGGACTTTGTCGGAAGAAGGCTGTTTTGATTCTCTCGAATTACTGGATCTGGAAAATAATACCTTGGTTGCCCTGGTACTGGACGCCAATTATTACCGTGATGCTGAGACGCTGGAGAAAAGAGTTCGTTTGCAGGGAAAATGCCAGCTAGCAGAATTACCTTCTGCCGGGGTGAGTTGGGAAACCGATGATAATGGTTTCGTGATTAAAGCCAGCAGCAAACAGATGCAGATGGAATATCGCTATGATGATCAGGGGTATCCGCTGGGTAAAACCACGAAAAGTAACGATAAAACATTATCTGTCAGCGCCACGCCATCAACGGACCCGATCAAAAAATTAGATTACACAGCGGTTACTTTACTGAATAATCAACGGGTTGGAAATGTAAAACAGAGCTGTGAATATGACAATCACGCCAATCCGGTGGACTGTCAGCTAATCATTGTTGATGAAGGAGTAAAACCCGCCGTCGAACGGGTTTACACCATCAAAAATACGATCGATTATTATTAA
- the ynfD gene encoding DUF1161 domain-containing protein gives MKLSTCCAALLLALASPAVLAAPGSCERIQSDISQRIINNGVPESSFTLSIVPNDQVDQPDSQVVGHCANDTHKILYTRTTSGNVSAPAQSTQDNAPAEPQ, from the coding sequence ATGAAACTCTCAACCTGCTGTGCCGCGCTTCTGCTCGCCCTCGCCTCACCCGCGGTACTCGCCGCGCCGGGATCCTGTGAGCGCATACAGAGCGATATATCACAGCGCATTATCAATAATGGCGTACCCGAAAGCAGCTTCACGTTAAGTATTGTACCCAATGACCAGGTTGATCAGCCTGATTCCCAGGTCGTCGGGCATTGCGCTAATGATACGCATAAAATTCTCTACACCCGTACCACCAGCGGTAACGTCTCTGCTCCCGCGCAGTCTACCCAGGATAACGCGCCTGCTGAACCGCAGTAA